One Brachybacterium aquaticum genomic region harbors:
- the mtrB gene encoding MtrAB system histidine kinase MtrB has translation MSATGTREATGAADVVDPGPEGGEDSAGGSSTPGDAVPAWKRAARRVLDPRSWSLALRVVMVTTLLSTIALLIVGAYLSSVIADGLYEQRRDRVLEETLQVRTDLSDTLAQLSGATSTQQQDAVSSFVQSTGGQGGGDRREVALVPVETTGTVFPVASSDRTLFDEVDDEFSAAVAEQPDAVSWRSIGRDDGSGRPTPALLVGTRVIVPGSGSYDLYLVYSLQEEQQTLDFVQRVILGGGAVLLALIVGIAIVVARLVTTPLKRAAQAAERMAAGDLGARVEVAGADELALVGESFNDMALSLEQKVADLTELSRVQQRFVSDVSHELRTPLTTIRMASSVLDSRRSELPGELQRTTELLNAQVQRFDVLLADLLEISRFDAGAAELEAQREDLDALVLRAVEDVRPLAGARGCLLDVRLTDGDASAVVDARRVDRILRNLLTNAIEHGAGHPVLVQTAGDDDAVAVVVQDFGRGISPEDARRVFDRFWRADPSRARTLGGTGLGLSISVEDARLHGGWLQAWGQEGEGAVFRLTLPRRPGTDLRRSPLRLERPFDRAQADKAVSPTPTGEIRIGPGLLPDLAEPETTEITAPAEITAPTEITAPTGRTAPADPTAPADGEDGDAR, from the coding sequence GTGAGCGCCACCGGGACCCGCGAGGCCACGGGCGCCGCCGACGTCGTGGACCCCGGCCCCGAGGGCGGGGAGGACTCGGCCGGCGGATCCTCCACTCCCGGCGACGCCGTGCCTGCCTGGAAGCGGGCGGCCCGGCGGGTCCTGGACCCGCGCAGCTGGTCCCTCGCGCTGCGCGTGGTGATGGTGACGACGCTGCTGTCCACCATCGCGCTGCTGATCGTGGGCGCCTATCTCTCCTCGGTGATCGCCGACGGCCTCTACGAGCAGCGCCGCGACCGGGTGCTCGAGGAGACCCTGCAGGTGCGCACGGACCTGTCCGACACCCTCGCCCAGCTCTCCGGTGCCACCAGCACCCAGCAGCAGGACGCGGTGAGTTCCTTCGTGCAGAGCACGGGCGGGCAGGGCGGCGGCGACCGCCGCGAGGTGGCGCTCGTGCCGGTGGAGACCACCGGCACCGTGTTCCCCGTCGCCTCTTCGGACCGCACCCTGTTCGACGAGGTCGATGACGAGTTCTCCGCCGCGGTCGCCGAGCAGCCCGATGCGGTCTCGTGGCGCTCGATCGGTCGCGACGACGGCAGCGGCAGGCCGACCCCCGCCCTGCTCGTGGGCACGCGAGTGATCGTGCCCGGCTCCGGCTCCTACGACCTCTACCTCGTCTACTCCCTGCAGGAGGAGCAGCAGACCCTCGACTTCGTCCAGCGCGTGATCCTGGGCGGCGGGGCGGTGCTGCTGGCCCTCATCGTCGGCATCGCGATCGTGGTGGCGCGACTGGTGACCACACCCCTGAAGCGCGCCGCCCAGGCCGCCGAGCGGATGGCCGCCGGCGACCTCGGCGCCCGGGTGGAGGTGGCGGGCGCCGACGAGCTCGCGCTGGTGGGGGAGTCCTTCAACGACATGGCCCTCAGCCTCGAGCAGAAGGTCGCTGACCTGACCGAGCTCTCCCGCGTCCAGCAGCGCTTCGTCTCCGACGTCTCCCACGAGCTGCGCACGCCGCTGACCACCATCCGCATGGCCTCCTCCGTGCTGGACTCGCGGCGCAGCGAGCTGCCCGGCGAGCTGCAGCGCACCACCGAGCTGCTGAACGCCCAGGTGCAGCGCTTCGACGTGCTGCTCGCCGACCTGCTGGAGATCTCCCGCTTCGACGCCGGCGCCGCGGAGCTCGAGGCCCAGCGCGAGGACCTCGACGCGCTCGTGCTGCGCGCCGTCGAGGACGTGCGCCCGCTCGCCGGCGCCCGCGGCTGCCTGCTGGACGTTCGCCTGACCGACGGGGATGCGAGCGCCGTGGTCGACGCCCGGCGCGTGGACCGCATCCTGCGCAACCTCCTCACCAATGCGATCGAGCACGGCGCCGGTCACCCGGTCCTGGTCCAGACCGCGGGGGACGACGACGCGGTCGCCGTGGTGGTCCAGGACTTCGGGCGCGGCATCTCCCCGGAGGACGCGAGGCGGGTCTTCGACCGGTTCTGGCGGGCGGATCCCTCCCGTGCCCGCACTCTCGGCGGCACGGGGCTCGGACTGTCGATCTCCGTGGAGGACGCGCGGCTGCACGGCGGCTGGCTGCAGGCCTGGGGCCAGGAGGGCGAGGGCGCCGTGTTCCGCCTGACCCTGCCGCGCCGGCCCGGCACCGATCTGCGCCGCTCCCCGCTGCGCCTCGAGCGACCCTTCGACCGCGCCCAGGCCGATAAGGCCGTCTCCCCGACCCCGACGGGGGAGATCCGCATCGGCCCCGGCCTGCTCCCCGACCTGGCAGAGCCCGAGACCACCGAGATCACCGCCCCCGCCGAGATCACCGCCCCCACCGAGATCACCGCCCCCACAGGGAGAACCGCCCCCGCGGACCCCACCGCCCCCGCCGACGGAGAGGACGGAGACGCACGATGA
- a CDS encoding GerMN domain-containing protein — MRPARRSILHALGAAALLGLGAGCARIPTDSGIDSQVLPGQSHPGAPYVRALPPSDGATAQEVLAGFVQAGVGSEDDFAVARAYLTEAESERWDPSAGITVYSGSQELRVEEVGEGRLSLVLQVLASVDGTGVRSMLPSASSREVEVAVEEVEDQWRLSEVPDGIFLSEAAFETLYAPARLYFLDARSRHLVPDHRFVPLRRGAAAVLEGLVAGPAPFLEGAVGSQVPRSADIADAAIEIGVDGSARVEVPAAIATLGAGPRALALSQLEASLRSLLSLSGVRLMRKGQDVIIDEAGRADRALPGHRPIAAGEAGVVSLADIGAADPPAQLVPALAGMEVASPTIAQDGVLAAARSPEGSTVLIASSDDSVPLREAATGGVFVAPRIDGSGYVWTSVRQNPGAVSALSGTSAERDAKVDAPWLAGREVRALDIAADDTRMLVLSADAGGTRLDLCAVVRDAEGVPASLTDPVVIRPFLDDVTQASWYDEVVAVVLGADPTTGELRAQLLDLAGEVEPLPTPAAGTERIVGSAVADTLWSSTAAGELRRTDGEGWTTVDLAGRDPSFY; from the coding sequence ATGAGACCCGCACGCCGCAGCATCCTCCACGCCCTCGGCGCCGCCGCGCTTCTCGGCCTCGGCGCCGGGTGCGCGCGCATCCCCACGGATTCCGGCATCGACAGCCAGGTCCTGCCCGGCCAGTCCCACCCTGGCGCGCCCTACGTCCGCGCCCTGCCGCCCTCCGACGGGGCGACCGCCCAGGAGGTCCTCGCCGGATTCGTCCAGGCCGGCGTCGGCTCCGAGGACGACTTCGCCGTCGCCCGCGCCTATCTCACGGAGGCCGAGAGCGAGCGCTGGGACCCCTCGGCCGGGATCACCGTCTACTCCGGCAGCCAGGAGCTGCGGGTGGAGGAGGTCGGCGAGGGCCGCCTCTCCCTCGTGCTCCAGGTCCTCGCCTCGGTCGACGGGACCGGGGTGCGCAGCATGCTCCCCTCCGCCTCGTCGCGCGAGGTCGAGGTCGCCGTCGAGGAGGTCGAGGACCAGTGGCGGCTCAGCGAGGTGCCCGACGGCATCTTCCTGTCCGAGGCGGCCTTCGAGACCCTCTACGCCCCCGCCCGTCTCTACTTCCTCGACGCCCGCTCCCGGCACCTGGTCCCCGACCACCGCTTCGTGCCGCTGCGCCGCGGGGCCGCGGCAGTGCTCGAAGGGCTCGTGGCCGGCCCCGCCCCCTTCCTCGAGGGCGCTGTCGGCTCCCAGGTGCCGCGCAGCGCCGACATCGCCGACGCCGCTATCGAGATCGGTGTGGACGGCTCCGCCCGGGTCGAGGTACCCGCGGCCATCGCCACGCTCGGGGCAGGTCCGCGCGCCCTCGCCCTCTCCCAGCTCGAGGCGTCCCTGCGCTCGCTGCTCAGCCTCTCCGGCGTGCGCCTGATGCGCAAGGGCCAGGACGTGATCATCGACGAGGCGGGCCGTGCCGACCGTGCCCTGCCCGGGCACCGCCCCATCGCCGCGGGCGAGGCAGGGGTGGTGTCCCTGGCCGACATCGGCGCGGCCGACCCGCCGGCCCAGCTGGTTCCGGCGCTCGCCGGGATGGAGGTCGCCTCCCCGACGATCGCCCAGGACGGGGTGCTGGCCGCGGCCCGCAGCCCCGAGGGGTCCACGGTCCTGATCGCCTCGAGCGACGACTCCGTGCCGTTGCGCGAGGCGGCCACCGGCGGAGTGTTCGTCGCCCCGCGGATCGACGGCTCCGGCTACGTGTGGACCTCCGTGCGGCAGAACCCGGGCGCGGTGTCGGCGCTGTCGGGGACCAGCGCCGAGCGGGACGCGAAGGTCGATGCGCCCTGGCTCGCGGGCCGCGAGGTGCGGGCGCTGGACATCGCGGCCGACGACACGCGCATGCTCGTGCTCTCGGCCGACGCCGGCGGCACCCGCCTGGACCTGTGCGCGGTCGTGCGCGATGCGGAGGGGGTGCCCGCCTCGCTCACCGACCCGGTCGTCATCCGCCCCTTCCTCGACGACGTCACCCAGGCGAGCTGGTACGACGAGGTGGTCGCCGTGGTGCTCGGCGCGGATCCCACCACCGGCGAGCTGCGGGCGCAGCTGCTGGACCTCGCCGGCGAGGTCGAGCCCCTGCCCACACCGGCGGCCGGCACGGAGCGCATCGTCGGCTCCGCCGTGGCGGACACCCTCTGGTCGAGCACCGCCGCCGGCGAGCTGCGCCGCACCGACGGCGAGGGCTGGACCACCGTGGACCTCGCCGGTCGCGACCCGTCCTTCTACTGA